From Nitrospira sp.:
CCTGTTGGGCATCGGTGATCTTCACTAAACTAAGCGAGCCGGCGAGGATGACTATCCCGATGATGGAAAGCCCGACGTTGAGCTCATAGCTGATGATTTGTGCTGCCGAGCGCAACCCCCCGAGCAAGGAGTATTTGCTGTTCGAGGCCCATCCTCCGATGATGATGCCGTAGGCGCCGAGCGAGGCGAAGGCCAAGATATACAGAATGCCGATATTGATATCGCTGATCACGAAGGGCTTGACGGTGATGCCACCGATCTCAAACGTCCAGTTCGGCCCCCAGGGAATCACGGCAAACCCGATAAACGCAGGAATCAGGCAGATGATCGGCGCCATGGTAAAGAGGAGCTTGTTGGCGCCGGCGGGGATGATATCCTCCTTGAAAAACAGTTTGATCGCATCCGCAAAGGGTTGGAGGATTCCGTATGGTCCCACTTCCATGGGGCCCATGCGGTCCTGCATCCACCCCAGCACTTTTCGTTCAGCCAGGGTGAGAAGGAGTACCGTCACGATGACGATTCCCATGATGGCGCCGATTTGGGTCAGAGAGATGGCAAGACGCAACCCTAATTCACTCACGATAAGACTCCTGGATTAGCATAGGCATCAGTAACAGTCGTGGCTCGTCACGCGACCCTCATCATCGACACTGTAGCTGTTTTGAATGAGGGGACATGCGTGATCGGATCAACTGCGCAGTCAAACAGCCCGAGGGCCGGTTGGCCGAAGTGATCCGGAAACCATGCGGTACCTTGAGGTACTCGCGCCATAATTTTAACCTCGGTCGTTATTTCTCCGGAGGGACTGCAGAGGCGGACGCGATCTCCATCCATCAAGGCAAAACGGGCGGCGTCGACAGGATTAATTCGGAGCTGCCCACGGTCTTCAATCTGACGGAGGCCTTTCGAACGGGTCGAGAGCTTTCCGGAGTGGAACAGACTCTGTCCAAATCCTACCTGCAGCGTGCCGTCCGGTCTGGATTTCTGTGGGGCTAGTCGGTATCGCATCCCGAGATTGGGATGGTAACCCTCACGGAGGTAACGATCCATCGCGCTGCGGTCGACTTTCAGGGGCGACGGTGTCGGTCCAAGCGATCCATAGCCTGAAATAGCGCCTCGGATCTCTTTCAAGATGTCTTTGCTCTCTGTGTACTCCATCGACATTCCGAGCAAGATGCAGAGCGCAGCGAAGATCTCCCAGTCGGGACGGCTTTCACCAATCGGCTCAATCGATGGACGAACGGCCTGCACATGCCCCTCGCTATTGGTAAACGTCCCTGTTTTTTCCATCGACGATGCAACCGGTAAGACGACATGGGCCAGGGACGCCGTCTCAGTTAAAAACAGCTCCTGGCACACGAGCAAATCTAATTTCCGCAACGAATCCTCTGCGCGTATCGGTGCGGGGAGACTTGCCACGGGATTCTCACCCACGATGAAGAGAGCTTTCAAGGATCCTTCCTGGGCACGCGTCAGCATTTCGACGAGCGAAGCGCCGCCGGCAGGTGGTAGCTCTGCCTTCCACAGTTTTGCGAATCGTTCACGGTTCGCGGCATCATCAAGGAAACAGCCTCCTGGAAGAAACTCGGTCAAGGCCCCCATTTCGACCGCGCCTTGGTCATTGTTTTCTTCTGCCAGTGGTGCAAATCCACACCCAGGTTGGTCCAACTTACCCGTCAAAATGAGGAGATCGAGAATCGATAACGCTCCAGCGTACCCCTGTTCACTGCGCAGGAGTACCGGTCCCGTCAGAACGATCACGTTGCGTCCCGCAGCCAACACCTTGGCGGCTTGTCTAAACGAGTCGGGCTCGATACCGGTGGCTCGCTGAAGGTCTT
This genomic window contains:
- the nuoH gene encoding NADH-quinone oxidoreductase subunit NuoH; amino-acid sequence: MSELGLRLAISLTQIGAIMGIVIVTVLLLTLAERKVLGWMQDRMGPMEVGPYGILQPFADAIKLFFKEDIIPAGANKLLFTMAPIICLIPAFIGFAVIPWGPNWTFEIGGITVKPFVISDINIGILYILAFASLGAYGIIIGGWASNSKYSLLGGLRSAAQIISYELNVGLSIIGIVILAGSLSLVKITDAQQGWFWHWYLFALPAPQIFAFVVYVISAVAETNRVPFDLPEAESELVAGFFTEYSGLRFAFFFLAEYANMVLVSCVAAALFLGGWNAPYPGTILELLGLPSLAWIENTMWFAVKTYSFLFLFFWLRATLPRLRYDQLMKFGWKVLLPIALANIVVTSIAVFFTQ